The following are from one region of the Vitis riparia cultivar Riparia Gloire de Montpellier isolate 1030 chromosome 14, EGFV_Vit.rip_1.0, whole genome shotgun sequence genome:
- the LOC117930752 gene encoding probable leucine-rich repeat receptor-like protein kinase At1g35710 isoform X4: MASSIIISPAVVVVTITSIMMIMLFSLANALSSPSSSTDEAEALRSTGWWNSTSAHCDWDGVYCNDAGRVTRISLYDSGKELGELSKLEFSSFPSLVVLWLDDCGLNGSIPHQIGTLTQLTVLSLGRNNLTGELPLSLANLTQLEYLVLYSNLLHGSIPPEIGKMKDLIYFILLDNNLTGVIPSSFGNLTNLTHLYLYGNQMGGCIPPQIGKMKNLKLLNLGYNNLTGVIPSSFGNLTNLTYLYLDSNQISGFIPPQIGKMTNLELLELSYNGLHGPIPPEIGKLKNLELLELSYNGLHGPIPPEIGKLKNLNILNLGYNNLIGVISSSFGNLTNLTSLTLGGNQISGFIPPEIGKMKNLIFFNLGYNSLTGVIPSSFGNLTHLTSLILRGNQINGSIPPEIGYLLDLLYLDLSTNQIGGFIPEEIVNLKKLGHLDISNNLISGKIPLELGNLKEAIYFNLSHNNLSGTIPPSISNNMWALFDLSHNQLEGQSIAPLEAFDHNKGLCDGIKGLSHCKKRHQVILIIVVSLSATLLLSVAILGFLIHKRRTRKNQLLETTKVKNGDLFSIWDYDGVIAYQDIIQATEDFDIKYCIGTGGYGSVYRAQLPSGKVVALKKLHGWEREDPTSLKSFENEVQMLSRIQHRNIVKLHGFCLHKRCMFLVYKYMEKGSLYCMLRDEVEVVELDWIKRVNVVKGIANALSYMHHDSTLPIIHRDISSNNILLDSKLEAFVADFGTARLLDPDSSNQTLLAGTYGYIAPALGW, translated from the exons ATGGCGTCCTCCATTATAATTTCTCCAGCAGTGGTAGTAGTTACCATTACCAGTATCATGATGATAATGTTATTCTCTCTTGCCAATGCATTATCATCACCATCTTCATCAACTGATGAGGCAGAGGCTCTGCGCAGCACCGGTTGGTGGAATTCTACCTCTGCTCATTGCGACTGGGATGGTGTATATTGCAATGATGCCGGAAGAGTGACTCGAATCTCCCTTTACGATTCAGGAAAAGAATTGGGTGAGCTTAGCAAATTGGAGTTTTCTTCATTTCCCAGCCTGGTTGTGCTCTGGCTTGATGACTGTGGACTCAATGGTAGCATCCCACACCAAATAGGTACTCTTACTCAACTCACTGTTCTTTCTCTCGGTCGTAACAATCTTACAGGTGAGCTACCTCTTTCCTTGGCTAACCTCACTCAGTTGGAGTACCTCGTCCTTTATTCTAATCTACTACATGGTTCGATTCCTCCTGAAATTGGGAAAATGAAGGATctgatttattttattcttcttgatAACAACCTTACCGGTGTCATCCCATCATCTTTTGGTAATCTTACCAATCTGACTCATCTTTATCTTTATGGTAATCAAATGGGTGGTTGTATCCCTCCTCAAATTGGGAAAATGAAGAATCTGAAGCTTTTGAATTTGGGTTATAACAACCTTACTGGTGTCATCCCTTCATCTTTTGGTAATCTTACCAATCTGACTTATCTTTATCTTGATAGTAATCAAATAAGTGGTTTTATCCCTCCTCAAATTGGGAAAATGACAAACCTAGAGTTGCTTGAACTTTCTTATAACGGACTACATGGTCCAATTCCTCCTGAAATTGGGAAATTGAAGAACCTGGAGTTGCTCGAACTTTCTTATAACGGACTACATGGTCCAATTCCTCCTGAAATTGGGAAATTGAAGAATCTGAATATTTTGAATTTGGGTTATAACAACCTTATTGGTGTCATCTCTTCATCTTTTGGTAATCTCACCAATCTAACTTCTCTTACTCTTGGAGGTAATCAAATCAGTGGTTTTATCCCTCCTGAAATTGGGAAAATGAAgaatctgattttttttaatctggGTTATAACAGCCTTACTGGTGTCATCCCTTCATCTTTTGGTAATCTTACCCATCTAACTTCTCTTATTCTTAGAGGAAATCAAATCAATGGTTCCATCCCTCCTGAAATTGGGTATCTTTTGGATTTATTATATCTAGATCTCAGTACGAATCAAATAGGTGGTTTCATCCCTGAAGAAATAgtgaatttgaagaaattggGTCATCTAGACATCAGTAATAACTTAATAAGTGGAAAGATACCTTTAGAGTTGGGAAATTTGAAAGAAGCAATATACTTCAATCTCTCCCACAATAACCTCTCTGGCACCATTCCTCCTTCTATTTCAAATAACATGTGGGCGTTATTTGATTTATCACACAATCAATTGGAGGGTCAATCTATAGCTCCACTAGAGGCATTTGACCACAACAAAGGTTTATGTGATGGAATCAAAGGTCTTTCGCATTGCAAGAAAAGACACCAAGTCATACTCATCATTGTTGTTTCTTTATCTGCAACCTTGTTGCTTTCAGTTGCAATCCTTGGGTTTTTAATCCATAAACGGAGGACtagaaaaaatcaattattggaGACAACAAAGGTGAAAAATGGAGATCTATTTTCCATATGGGACTATGATGGTGTGATTGCTTATCAAGACATCATCCAAGCAACCGAGGATTTTGACATCAAATATTGCATAGGCACTGGAGGCTATGGGAGTGTTTATAGAGCACAGCTGCCTTCCGGGAAGGTGGTTGCTTTGAAAAAACTTCATGGATGGGAAAGAGAGGATCCAACTAGCTTGAAAAGCTTTGAAAATGAAGTTCAAATGCTATCAAGAATACAACACCGTAACATTGTGAAACTTCATGGCTTCTGTCTACATAAAAGATGCATGTTTCTAGTTTACAAATATATGGAAAAAGGAAGCTTGTATTGTATGCTAAGGGATGAAGTTGAGGTTGTGGAATTGGATTGGATTAAAAGGGTGAATGTTGTTAAAGGCATTGCTAATGCTTTATCTTACATGCATCATGACTCTACCCTGCCTATCATTCATCGAGACATATCAAGTAACAACATTCTTCTAGATTCCAAGCTTGAAGCTTTTGTAGCAGATTTTGGCACTGCAAGATTGTTAGATCCTGATTCATCCAATCAAACCCTTCTTGCAGGCACATACGGATATATTGCACCAG CTTTGGGATGGTAG
- the LOC117930757 gene encoding uncharacterized protein LOC117930757 isoform X1, which yields MSVAYYPSLAGIPTSQLSLFTPKPVKSKSCRLISWEVHSITNSSNNSGKRAQLQFSSRVTMCSSHSSSVTSAGYRQHKVVWIWTESKQVMTAAVERGWNTFIFPPDHRELATEWSSIALIHPLFIKEEKLFDSEGRGVATVYDVTSPQQLQLLQPEDKQADNVIINLLDWQVIPAENIVAAFKGSHITVFAISKSPSEAQIFLELPTYSLVGVLAYMAHGFQSQKVHTYFFDIS from the exons ATGAGTGTGGCGTACTATCCTTCCTTGGCTGGAATCCCCACATCACAACTGTCCTTATTCACCCCAAAACCag TCAAGTCCAAGAGTTGCAGATTGATTTCATGGGAAGTCCATTCCATTACTAATAGCAGTAATAATAGTGGCAAGAGAGCTCAATTGCAGTTCAGTTCTCGGGTCACAATGTgttcttctcattcttcttcgGTTACATCGGCGGGGTACCGCCAACACAAGGTGGTGTGGATATGGACGGAGAGCAAGCAAGTCATGACTGCAGCCGTCGAGAGGGGATGGAACACTTTCATTTTCCCGCCTGACCATCGAGAACTCGCCACTGAATGGTCCT CAATTGCATTGATACACCCGCTCTTCATTAAAGAGGAAAAACTTTTTGACAGTGAAGGAAGAGGAGTTGCGACAGTTTATGATGTTACTTCTCCGCAACAACTACAGCTGCTCCAGCCTGAAGATAAGCAGGCAGACAACGTTATCATCAATTTACTGGATTGGCAG GTGATACCTGCAGAGAATATTGTTGCAGCATTCAAAGGCAGTCATATAACAGTCTTTGCCATCTCAAAATCTCCTTCTGAAGCACAAATTTTTCTTGAG ttgcCTACATATTCTTTGGTTGGTGTCCTGGCATACATGGCTCATGGATTTCAGAGTCAAAAAGTTCATACTTACTTCTTTGATATCAGTTGA
- the LOC117930752 gene encoding MDIS1-interacting receptor like kinase 2-like isoform X1 has protein sequence MASSIIISPAVVVVTITSIMMIMLFSLANALSSPSSSTDEAEALRSTGWWNSTSAHCDWDGVYCNDAGRVTRISLYDSGKELGELSKLEFSSFPSLVVLWLDDCGLNGSIPHQIGTLTQLTVLSLGRNNLTGELPLSLANLTQLEYLVLYSNLLHGSIPPEIGKMKDLIYFILLDNNLTGVIPSSFGNLTNLTHLYLYGNQMGGCIPPQIGKMKNLKLLNLGYNNLTGVIPSSFGNLTNLTYLYLDSNQISGFIPPQIGKMTNLELLELSYNGLHGPIPPEIGKLKNLELLELSYNGLHGPIPPEIGKLKNLNILNLGYNNLIGVISSSFGNLTNLTSLTLGGNQISGFIPPEIGKMKNLIFFNLGYNSLTGVIPSSFGNLTHLTSLILRGNQINGSIPPEIGYLLDLLYLDLSTNQIGGFIPEEIVNLKKLGHLDISNNLISGKIPLELGNLKEAIYFNLSHNNLSGTIPPSISNNMWALFDLSHNQLEGQSIAPLEAFDHNKGLCDGIKGLSHCKKRHQVILIIVVSLSATLLLSVAILGFLIHKRRTRKNQLLETTKVKNGDLFSIWDYDGVIAYQDIIQATEDFDIKYCIGTGGYGSVYRAQLPSGKVVALKKLHGWEREDPTSLKSFENEVQMLSRIQHRNIVKLHGFCLHKRCMFLVYKYMEKGSLYCMLRDEVEVVELDWIKRVNVVKGIANALSYMHHDSTLPIIHRDISSNNILLDSKLEAFVADFGTARLLDPDSSNQTLLAGTYGYIAPEFAYTMVVTEKCDVYSFGMVALETIMGKHPGDLVTSLSSSSTQNITLKDVLDSRLSSPKSPRVANDVALVVSLALKCLHCNPRFRPSMRQVSWRLIASKSFPQPIGAISLLQLKNEEI, from the exons ATGGCGTCCTCCATTATAATTTCTCCAGCAGTGGTAGTAGTTACCATTACCAGTATCATGATGATAATGTTATTCTCTCTTGCCAATGCATTATCATCACCATCTTCATCAACTGATGAGGCAGAGGCTCTGCGCAGCACCGGTTGGTGGAATTCTACCTCTGCTCATTGCGACTGGGATGGTGTATATTGCAATGATGCCGGAAGAGTGACTCGAATCTCCCTTTACGATTCAGGAAAAGAATTGGGTGAGCTTAGCAAATTGGAGTTTTCTTCATTTCCCAGCCTGGTTGTGCTCTGGCTTGATGACTGTGGACTCAATGGTAGCATCCCACACCAAATAGGTACTCTTACTCAACTCACTGTTCTTTCTCTCGGTCGTAACAATCTTACAGGTGAGCTACCTCTTTCCTTGGCTAACCTCACTCAGTTGGAGTACCTCGTCCTTTATTCTAATCTACTACATGGTTCGATTCCTCCTGAAATTGGGAAAATGAAGGATctgatttattttattcttcttgatAACAACCTTACCGGTGTCATCCCATCATCTTTTGGTAATCTTACCAATCTGACTCATCTTTATCTTTATGGTAATCAAATGGGTGGTTGTATCCCTCCTCAAATTGGGAAAATGAAGAATCTGAAGCTTTTGAATTTGGGTTATAACAACCTTACTGGTGTCATCCCTTCATCTTTTGGTAATCTTACCAATCTGACTTATCTTTATCTTGATAGTAATCAAATAAGTGGTTTTATCCCTCCTCAAATTGGGAAAATGACAAACCTAGAGTTGCTTGAACTTTCTTATAACGGACTACATGGTCCAATTCCTCCTGAAATTGGGAAATTGAAGAACCTGGAGTTGCTCGAACTTTCTTATAACGGACTACATGGTCCAATTCCTCCTGAAATTGGGAAATTGAAGAATCTGAATATTTTGAATTTGGGTTATAACAACCTTATTGGTGTCATCTCTTCATCTTTTGGTAATCTCACCAATCTAACTTCTCTTACTCTTGGAGGTAATCAAATCAGTGGTTTTATCCCTCCTGAAATTGGGAAAATGAAgaatctgattttttttaatctggGTTATAACAGCCTTACTGGTGTCATCCCTTCATCTTTTGGTAATCTTACCCATCTAACTTCTCTTATTCTTAGAGGAAATCAAATCAATGGTTCCATCCCTCCTGAAATTGGGTATCTTTTGGATTTATTATATCTAGATCTCAGTACGAATCAAATAGGTGGTTTCATCCCTGAAGAAATAgtgaatttgaagaaattggGTCATCTAGACATCAGTAATAACTTAATAAGTGGAAAGATACCTTTAGAGTTGGGAAATTTGAAAGAAGCAATATACTTCAATCTCTCCCACAATAACCTCTCTGGCACCATTCCTCCTTCTATTTCAAATAACATGTGGGCGTTATTTGATTTATCACACAATCAATTGGAGGGTCAATCTATAGCTCCACTAGAGGCATTTGACCACAACAAAGGTTTATGTGATGGAATCAAAGGTCTTTCGCATTGCAAGAAAAGACACCAAGTCATACTCATCATTGTTGTTTCTTTATCTGCAACCTTGTTGCTTTCAGTTGCAATCCTTGGGTTTTTAATCCATAAACGGAGGACtagaaaaaatcaattattggaGACAACAAAGGTGAAAAATGGAGATCTATTTTCCATATGGGACTATGATGGTGTGATTGCTTATCAAGACATCATCCAAGCAACCGAGGATTTTGACATCAAATATTGCATAGGCACTGGAGGCTATGGGAGTGTTTATAGAGCACAGCTGCCTTCCGGGAAGGTGGTTGCTTTGAAAAAACTTCATGGATGGGAAAGAGAGGATCCAACTAGCTTGAAAAGCTTTGAAAATGAAGTTCAAATGCTATCAAGAATACAACACCGTAACATTGTGAAACTTCATGGCTTCTGTCTACATAAAAGATGCATGTTTCTAGTTTACAAATATATGGAAAAAGGAAGCTTGTATTGTATGCTAAGGGATGAAGTTGAGGTTGTGGAATTGGATTGGATTAAAAGGGTGAATGTTGTTAAAGGCATTGCTAATGCTTTATCTTACATGCATCATGACTCTACCCTGCCTATCATTCATCGAGACATATCAAGTAACAACATTCTTCTAGATTCCAAGCTTGAAGCTTTTGTAGCAGATTTTGGCACTGCAAGATTGTTAGATCCTGATTCATCCAATCAAACCCTTCTTGCAGGCACATACGGATATATTGCACCAG AGTTTGCCTATACTATGGTTGTGACTGAAAAATGCGACGTTTATAGCTTTGGGATGGTAGCATTGGAGACAATAATGGGAAAGCATCCAGGAGATCTTGTCACCTCATTATCATCTTCATCAACTCAAAACATAACATTAAAGGATGTATTAGATTCTCGTCTTTCATCTCCTAAAAGTCCACGAGTTGCTAATGACGTAGCTCTTGTAGTATCATTGGCACTCAAATGTCTCCATTGTAATCCACGATTTCGTCCGTCTATGCGACAAGTGTCTTGGAGACTTATCGCTAGCAAGTCATTTCCACAACCCATTGGTGCAATATCACTTTTGcaattgaaaaatgaagaaatttaa
- the LOC117930757 gene encoding uncharacterized protein LOC117930757 isoform X3, translating to MCSSHSSSVTSAGYRQHKVVWIWTESKQVMTAAVERGWNTFIFPPDHRELATEWSSIALIHPLFIKEEKLFDSEGRGVATVYDVTSPQQLQLLQPEDKQADNVIINLLDWQVIPAENIVAAFKGSHITVFAISKSPSEAQIFLELPTYSLVGVLAYMAHGFQSQKVHTYFFDIS from the exons ATGTgttcttctcattcttcttcgGTTACATCGGCGGGGTACCGCCAACACAAGGTGGTGTGGATATGGACGGAGAGCAAGCAAGTCATGACTGCAGCCGTCGAGAGGGGATGGAACACTTTCATTTTCCCGCCTGACCATCGAGAACTCGCCACTGAATGGTCCT CAATTGCATTGATACACCCGCTCTTCATTAAAGAGGAAAAACTTTTTGACAGTGAAGGAAGAGGAGTTGCGACAGTTTATGATGTTACTTCTCCGCAACAACTACAGCTGCTCCAGCCTGAAGATAAGCAGGCAGACAACGTTATCATCAATTTACTGGATTGGCAG GTGATACCTGCAGAGAATATTGTTGCAGCATTCAAAGGCAGTCATATAACAGTCTTTGCCATCTCAAAATCTCCTTCTGAAGCACAAATTTTTCTTGAG ttgcCTACATATTCTTTGGTTGGTGTCCTGGCATACATGGCTCATGGATTTCAGAGTCAAAAAGTTCATACTTACTTCTTTGATATCAGTTGA
- the LOC117930757 gene encoding uncharacterized protein LOC117930757 isoform X2, protein MSVAYYPSLAGIPTSQLSLFTPKPVKSKSCRLISWEVHSITNSSNNSGKRAQLQFSSRVTMCSSHSSSVTSAGYRQHKVVWIWTESKQVMTAAVERGWNTFIFPPDHRELATEWSSIALIHPLFIKEEKLFDSEGRGVATVYDVTSPQQLQLLQPEDKQADNVIINLLDWQVIPAENIVAAFKGSHITVFAISKSPSEAQIFLELKCSPL, encoded by the exons ATGAGTGTGGCGTACTATCCTTCCTTGGCTGGAATCCCCACATCACAACTGTCCTTATTCACCCCAAAACCag TCAAGTCCAAGAGTTGCAGATTGATTTCATGGGAAGTCCATTCCATTACTAATAGCAGTAATAATAGTGGCAAGAGAGCTCAATTGCAGTTCAGTTCTCGGGTCACAATGTgttcttctcattcttcttcgGTTACATCGGCGGGGTACCGCCAACACAAGGTGGTGTGGATATGGACGGAGAGCAAGCAAGTCATGACTGCAGCCGTCGAGAGGGGATGGAACACTTTCATTTTCCCGCCTGACCATCGAGAACTCGCCACTGAATGGTCCT CAATTGCATTGATACACCCGCTCTTCATTAAAGAGGAAAAACTTTTTGACAGTGAAGGAAGAGGAGTTGCGACAGTTTATGATGTTACTTCTCCGCAACAACTACAGCTGCTCCAGCCTGAAGATAAGCAGGCAGACAACGTTATCATCAATTTACTGGATTGGCAG GTGATACCTGCAGAGAATATTGTTGCAGCATTCAAAGGCAGTCATATAACAGTCTTTGCCATCTCAAAATCTCCTTCTGAAGCACAAATTTTTCTTGAG TTGAAGTGCAGCCCATTATGA
- the LOC117930752 gene encoding MDIS1-interacting receptor like kinase 2-like isoform X6 yields the protein MAYSIIISAVVVVTVTSIMMIMLFSLANALSSPSSSTDEAEALRSTGWWNSTSAHCDWDGVYCNDAGRVTRISLYDSGKELGELSKLEFSSFPSLVVLWLDDCGLNGSIPHQIGTLTQLTVLSLGRNNLTGELPLSLANLTQLEYLSLYSNRLHGSIPPEIGKMKNLIYLVLHDNNLTGVIPSSFGNLTNLTYLFLGSNQISGFIPPQIGKMKNLKFLNLSYNGLHGPIPHEIGNMKNMIHLILDYNNLTSVIPSSFGKLTYLTSLTLRGNQICGFIPVEIGNLKNLSQIDISDNLISGKIPSQFGNLKNVEYFNLSHNKLSGTIPHSLSNYMWTEIDLSYNQLEGPIPFQLHFRTSPKAFGHNKGLCGKIKSWPRCRKRPQIILIIVVSLSATLLLSVAVLGLLFHKRRIRKNQLLETTKVKNGDLFSIWDYDGVIAYQDIIQATEDFDIKYCIGTGGYGSVYRAQLPSGKVVALKKLHGWEREDPTYLKSFENEVQMLSRIQHRNIVKLHGFCLHNRCMFLVYKYMEKGSLYCMLRDEVEAVELDWIKRVNVVKGIANALSYMHHDSTLPIIHRDISSNNILLDSKLEAFVADFGTARLLDPDSSNQTLLVGTYGYIAPELAYTMVVTEKCDVYSFGMVALETMMGKHPGDLVTSLSSSSTQNITLKDLLDSRLSSPKGPRVANDVALVVSLALKCLHCNPRFRPSMRQVSWRISASKSFPQPIGAISLLQLKNEEI from the exons ATGGCGTACTCTATTATAATTTCAGCAGTGGTAGTAGTTACCGTTACCAGTATCATGATGATAATGTTATTCTCTCTTGCCAATGCATTATCATCACCATCTTCATCAACTGATGAGGCAGAGGCTCTGCGCAGCACCGGTTGGTGGAATTCTACCTCTGCTCATTGCGACTGGGATGGTGTATATTGCAATGATGCCGGAAGAGTGACTCGAATCTCCCTTTACGATTCAGGAAAAGAATTGGGTGAGCTTAGCAAATTGGAGTTTTCTTCATTTCCCAGCCTGGTTGTGCTCTGGCTTGATGACTGTGGACTCAATGGTAGCATCCCACACCAAATAGGTACTCTTACTCAACTCACTGTTCTTTCTCTCGGTCGTAACAATCTTACAGGTGAGCTACCTCTTTCCTTGGCTAACCTCACTCAGTTGGAGTACCTCTCCCTTTATTCTAATCGACTACATGGTTCGATTCCTCCTGAAATTGGGAAAATGAAGAATCTGATTTATTTGGTTCTCCATGATAACAACCTTACTGGTGTCATCCCTTCATCTTTTGGTAATCTTACCAATCTGACTTATCTTTTTCTTGGCAGTAATCAAATAAGTGGTTTTATCCCTCCTCAAATTGGGAAAATGAAGAACCTGAAGTTCCTCAATCTTTCTTATAACGGACTACATGGTCCAATTCCTCATGAAATTGGGAATATGAAGAATATGATTCATTTGATTCTAGATTATAACAACCTTACTAGTGTCATCCCTTCATCTTTTGGTAAGCTTACCTATCTGACTTCTCTTACTCTTAGAGGTAATCAAATATGTGGTTTCATTCCCGTAGAAATTGGGAATTTGAAGAATTTGAGTCAAATAGACATAAGTGATAACTTAATTAGTGGAAAGATACCTTCCCAATTCGGAAATTTGAAAAACGTAGAATACTTCAATCTCTCCCACAATAAGCTCTCTGGCACCATTCCTCATTCTCTTTCTAACTACATGTGGACAGAAATTGATTTATCATACAATCAATTGGAAGGTCCTATACCCTTTCAATTGCATTTTAGAACTTCACCAAAGGCATTTGGCCACAACAAAGGTCTATGTGGTAAAATCAAAAGTTGGCCACGATGCAGGAAAAGGCCCCAAATCATACTCATCATTGTTGTTTCTTTATCTGCAACCTTGTTGCTTTCGGTTGCAGTCCTTGGGCTTCTCTTCCATAAACGAAGGATCAGGAAAAATCAATTACTTGAGACAACAAAGGTGAAAAATGGTGATCTATTTTCCATATGGGACTATGATGGTGTGATTGCTTATCAAGACATCATCCAAGCAACCGAGGACTTTGACATCAAATACTGTATAGGCACTGGAGGCTATGGGAGCGTTTACAGAGCACAACTACCTTCCGGGAAGGTGGTTGCCTTGAAAAAACTTCATGGATGGGAAAGAGAGGATCCAACTTACTTGAAAAGCTTTGAAAATGAAGTTCAAATGCTATCAAGAATACAACACCGTAACATTGTGAAACTTCATGGTTTCTGTTTACATAACAGATGCATGTTTCTAGTTTACAAATATATGGAAAAGGGAAGTTTGTATTGTATGCTAAGGGATGAAGTAGAGGCTGTGGAATTGGATTGGATAAAGAGGGTGAATGTTGTTAAAGGCATTGCTAATGCTTTATCTTACATGCATCATGACTCTACCCTGCCTATCATTCATCGAGACATATCAAGTAACAACATTCTTCTAGATTCCAAGCTTGAAGCTTTCGTAGCAGATTTTGGCACTGCAAGATTGTTAGATCCCGATTCATCCAATCAAACCCTTCTTGTAGGCACATACGGATATATTGCACCAG AGCTTGCCTATACTATGGTTGTGACTGAAAAATGcgatgtttatagctttgggATGGTAGCATTGGAGACAATGATGGGAAAGCATCCAGGAGATCTTGTCACCTCATTATCATCTTCATCAACTCAAAACATAACATTAAAGGATCTATTAGATTCCCGTCTTTCATCTCCTAAAGGTCCACGAGTTGCTAATGATGTAGCTCTTGTAGTATCATTGGCGCTCAAATGTCTCCATTGTAATCCACGATTTCGTCCATCTATGCGACAAGTGTCTTGGAGAATTAGTGCTAGCAAGTCATTTCCACAACCCATTGGTGCAATATCACTTTTGcaattgaaaaatgaagaaatttaa